One part of the Candidatus Methylomirabilota bacterium genome encodes these proteins:
- a CDS encoding energy transducer TonB, translating into GMDWFRLLRDKIERAKQYPPRARRWGMEGTAEVQFRIARDGSVEDVTVVKSSGFPLLDRATVETLKRAAPLPVIPGTIRVPISYRLRKR; encoded by the coding sequence GGAATGGATTGGTTCCGACTCCTTCGCGACAAGATTGAGAGGGCGAAGCAATATCCTCCGAGGGCCCGGCGATGGGGGATGGAGGGGACTGCGGAAGTGCAGTTTCGCATTGCGCGAGACGGGAGCGTCGAGGATGTCACTGTGGTAAAGTCTTCTGGGTTTCCCCTCTTGGATCGAGCAACGGTAGAGACTCTCAAACGGGCTGCCCCCCTCCCAGTCATCCCCGGCACGATCCGCGTCCCTATCTCCTATCGCCTGCGCAAGCGATAA